The following are encoded together in the Juglans microcarpa x Juglans regia isolate MS1-56 chromosome 2D, Jm3101_v1.0, whole genome shotgun sequence genome:
- the LOC121250937 gene encoding uncharacterized protein LOC121250937 yields the protein MAINLYSESSNTATSPRISFSHDFCQFDVVPVERRPLRSNSSGLGSSIDFDFCVHESFDQESSSADELFSDGKMIPTEIKKKVNAPSKQRDQYCGSHPPMPPPRAVSGESSKQESAKESKTTSNEADEKQNSKSFWRFKRSSSCGSGYGRSLCPLPALLSRSNSTGSAANLKRAPFSNDGQNSKQSSQKHLSTKASRSSVSTSYPKPPLKKGHGAYGNGVGINPILNVPSANLFGLGSIFSNGKDKNKK from the coding sequence ATGGCAATTAACCTATACTCCGAAAGCTCTAATACGGCTACGAGTCCTaggatttctttttctcatgaTTTTTGCCAATTCGATGTTGTACCTGTTGAACGCCGCCCTCTTCGATCAAACTCCTCGGGTTTGGGCTCGAGCATCGATTTCGACTTCTGTGTTCACGAGAGTTTCGATCAAGAGTCTTCTTCTGCAGACGAGCTTTTCTCTGATGGGAAAATGATTCCTACTGAAATCAAGAAAAAGGTGAACGCTCCCTCAAAGCAAAGGGATCAGTACTGCGGTTCTCATCCTCCAATGCCCCCACCACGTGCTGTTAGTGGTGAAAGTTCAAAGCAAGAAAGCGCCAAGGAAAGCAAGACTACGAGTAATGAAGCGGATGAGAAGCAAAATTCCAAGTCATTTTGGCGGTTTAAACGTAGTAGTAGCTGTGGCAGTGGATATGGTAGGAGCCTGTGCCCATTACCGGCACTTCTGTCGCGGAGCAACTCAACAGGATCTGCAGCAAATCTTAAGCGAGCTCCATTTTCGAATGATGGTCAAAATTCTAAGCAGAGTTCTCAGAAACATTTATCAACAAAAGCGTCACGATCTTCTGTTTCAACGAGTTATCCAAAGCCTCCATTGAAGAAGGGTCATGGAGCATATGGTAATGGTGTTGGGATTAATCCCATTTTAAATGTTCCTTCGGCTAATTTATTCGGCTTAGGTTCAATCTTCTCCAATGGCAAAGACAAGAACAAGAAGTGA